One genomic region from Streptomyces sp. NBC_00457 encodes:
- a CDS encoding glycoside hydrolase family 3 C-terminal domain-containing protein, protein MTAHTPHTPPFRDPRLPVAKRIDDLLSRLTRDEKTGFLHQFAPAVERLGVAAFRTGQEALHGVAWMGPATVFPQAVGLGATWNPDLVRRVGDAVSKEIRAMRVRDDRVGLNVWSPTVNLLRHPLWGRNEEGYSEDPKLTSAIATAYTHGLRGDHPTYWRTAPVLKHWLAHNNETDRAVASSSVRPRVLHEYDLRAFRETVEAGAVAGVMPAYNLVNGRPNHVSPYLREHLRTWSEDELLVCSDAGAPSNLVDHEHYFDTHEEATAAALLAGVDSFTDHGTDSSQIVARVQVALDQGLLTEADLDAAVRRQLSVRFRLGEFDAYDETGAFDTPEHRALAQEAAEQAIVLLKNDDLLPLAPDTRLAVVGLLADECKLDWYSGTLLHRSTPLEGLYERFGAERVEFAEGVDRVRLRTSDGSYLYVPPADGVDEVRGAEGALDPALLAGRTDLPPLTTDATGTELALVDWGEDVLTLRAPDGRYLSVADDGRVRASADQPGGWVVQETFRLEPHENGHLLRHIGTGRHVSVAADGVKVAEENPEIFRLEIVERGEDAVARVAAQADVVLVVAGNDPHINGRETEDRTTLRLPGHQERLLRAARTANPATVLTLVSAYPYAVDTAALPAVLWTAHGGQAAGTALARVLAGDVSPAGRLPQTWYADDADLPDLLDYDVIGSRQTYLYFEGTPLFPFGHGLSYASFTYADLSVRVEGETAHVSFSVTNTGDVTADEVAQLYTRAVDPSVPRPRRELVAHRRITLTPGSTEQLTFELPLSAFEFWDVAHGKWRREPGPYDVCVGASSEDVRLRTTLVLDGEPAGPRPVARRGLDAADFDEQSGSMIVDLTKAAGDAVTPAGSSAAELVYRACDFGTGVTQVSATVAGVGAVEVSLDGGPALAALEAVAGSGPYDYTTLSADFHGAGVHDVYLRLRGPLRLAHVGFSG, encoded by the coding sequence GTGACCGCACACACGCCGCACACGCCGCCTTTTCGCGATCCGCGGCTGCCCGTCGCGAAGCGCATCGACGACCTGCTGTCGCGGCTGACCCGGGATGAGAAGACCGGATTCCTGCACCAGTTCGCCCCCGCCGTGGAACGGCTCGGCGTCGCCGCCTTCCGCACCGGCCAGGAGGCGCTGCACGGCGTGGCGTGGATGGGCCCCGCGACGGTGTTCCCGCAGGCGGTGGGCCTGGGCGCGACCTGGAACCCGGATCTCGTACGACGGGTCGGCGACGCCGTGTCCAAGGAGATCCGGGCGATGCGCGTCCGCGACGACCGCGTGGGCCTGAACGTCTGGTCCCCGACCGTCAACCTCCTGCGCCACCCCCTGTGGGGACGCAACGAGGAGGGCTACTCCGAGGACCCGAAGCTCACCTCCGCCATCGCCACCGCGTACACGCACGGCCTGCGCGGCGACCACCCGACGTACTGGCGCACGGCCCCGGTCCTCAAGCACTGGCTCGCCCACAACAACGAGACGGACCGCGCCGTCGCCTCGTCCTCCGTCCGCCCGCGCGTCCTGCACGAGTACGACCTGCGCGCCTTCCGCGAAACCGTGGAGGCGGGCGCGGTCGCCGGGGTGATGCCGGCGTACAACCTGGTCAACGGCCGTCCGAACCACGTCTCGCCGTACCTGCGCGAGCATCTGCGCACCTGGAGCGAGGACGAGCTGCTGGTCTGCTCGGACGCGGGCGCGCCGTCCAACCTGGTCGACCACGAGCACTACTTCGACACCCACGAGGAGGCGACCGCCGCCGCGCTCCTCGCCGGCGTCGACAGCTTCACCGACCACGGCACGGACAGCTCGCAGATCGTCGCGCGTGTCCAAGTCGCCCTGGACCAGGGCCTGTTGACGGAGGCCGACCTCGACGCGGCGGTCCGCCGCCAGCTCTCGGTCCGTTTCCGGCTCGGCGAGTTCGACGCGTACGACGAGACCGGCGCCTTCGACACCCCGGAGCACCGGGCACTCGCGCAGGAGGCGGCCGAGCAGGCGATCGTCCTGCTCAAGAACGACGACCTGCTCCCCCTCGCCCCCGACACCCGCCTCGCCGTCGTCGGCCTGCTCGCCGACGAGTGCAAGCTCGACTGGTACAGCGGCACGCTCCTGCACCGCTCGACACCGCTGGAGGGCCTGTACGAGCGGTTCGGCGCCGAGCGGGTGGAGTTCGCGGAGGGGGTGGACCGCGTACGGCTGCGCACGTCCGACGGTTCCTACCTGTACGTTCCCCCCGCGGACGGCGTCGACGAAGTCCGCGGCGCCGAGGGTGCGCTGGACCCCGCGCTGCTCGCGGGCCGTACGGACCTCCCGCCGCTCACCACCGACGCCACCGGCACCGAACTCGCCCTCGTCGACTGGGGCGAGGACGTCCTGACCCTGCGCGCCCCCGACGGGCGTTACCTGTCGGTCGCCGACGACGGCCGCGTACGGGCCTCCGCCGACCAGCCCGGAGGCTGGGTCGTCCAGGAGACGTTCCGGCTGGAACCGCATGAGAACGGACACCTCCTCAGGCACATCGGTACCGGTCGCCACGTCTCTGTCGCCGCCGACGGGGTGAAGGTTGCCGAGGAGAACCCGGAGATCTTCCGGCTGGAGATCGTCGAGCGCGGCGAGGACGCGGTGGCGCGCGTCGCCGCGCAGGCGGACGTGGTCCTGGTCGTCGCGGGCAACGACCCGCACATCAACGGCCGCGAGACCGAGGACCGTACGACGCTGCGCCTGCCCGGCCACCAGGAGCGGCTGCTGCGCGCGGCCCGTACCGCGAACCCCGCCACGGTGCTGACCCTGGTCTCCGCCTACCCGTACGCGGTCGACACGGCCGCCCTCCCCGCCGTCCTGTGGACCGCACACGGCGGCCAGGCGGCCGGCACCGCCCTGGCCCGGGTCCTCGCCGGTGACGTCTCCCCCGCGGGCCGCCTCCCGCAGACCTGGTACGCCGACGACGCCGACCTCCCCGACCTGCTCGACTACGACGTCATCGGCTCCCGTCAGACCTACCTCTACTTCGAGGGCACGCCCCTGTTCCCCTTCGGCCACGGCCTGTCGTACGCGTCCTTCACGTACGCCGATCTGTCGGTCCGGGTGGAGGGCGAGACGGCGCATGTCTCCTTCAGCGTCACCAACACCGGTGATGTGACCGCCGACGAGGTCGCCCAGCTCTACACCCGCGCCGTGGACCCGTCGGTCCCGCGCCCGCGCCGCGAGCTGGTGGCCCACCGCCGCATCACGCTCACCCCGGGTTCGACCGAGCAGCTGACCTTCGAACTCCCGCTGTCCGCCTTCGAGTTCTGGGACGTCGCGCACGGGAAGTGGCGGCGCGAGCCGGGCCCGTACGACGTATGCGTCGGCGCGTCCAGCGAGGACGTCCGCCTGCGGACGACCCTCGTCCTCGACGGCGAGCCGGCCGGGCCCCGCCCGGTCGCCCGACGCGGCCTGGACGCGGCCGACTTCGACGAGCAGAGCGGATCGATGATCGTCGACCTTACGAAGGCGGCGGGCGACGCGGTGACGCCCGCGGGCAGCTCAGCGGCCGAACTCGTCTACCGTGCCTGCGACTTCGGGACGGGTGTCACGCAGGTGAGTGCGACGGTGGCGGGCGTGGGCGCGGTGGAGGTGTCGCTGGACGGCGGCCCCGCACTGGCGGCCCTGGAGGCTGTCGCGGGATCGGGCCCGTACGACTACACCACCCTCAGCGCCGATTTCCATGGCGCAGGCGTGCACGACGTGTACCTCAGACTGCGCGGCCCGCTGCGGCTCGCGCATGTCGGCTTCTCCGGTTGA
- a CDS encoding aldehyde dehydrogenase family protein, whose translation MTSTHAFWLAGRQVTGEAGFDVTSPWDGRTVGKVAVPSDAQVEEAVAAAYAVRDEFAATPAHVRAAALDHVSRRLVERTEEIARLISAENGKPIKWARGEVGRAVSVFRFAAEEARRFNGGEAQRLDTDLGGQGRLALTRRFPKGVVLGIAPFNFPLNLCAHKIAPAIAAGVPIILKPAPATPLSGLVIGELLAETELPAGSWSILPVSNDRMPALVQDERLPVISFTGSEKVGYAIMDSVPRKHCTLELGGNGAAVVLGDYASDADLDWAATRIATFSNYQGGQSCISVQRVIADASVYDRLLPRIVAAVEAQVTGDPSDDTTDVGPLVSEDAAKRVEAWVREAVDAGATLLTGGKRDGASYAPTVLTDVPADTTISCEEVFGPVLTVQRVEGEAEAFAAANDSKYGLQAGVFTHDLQAAFRAHRALEVGGVVIGDVPSYRADQMPYGGAKQSGVGREGVKFAMDDYTYERVLVLTGLAL comes from the coding sequence ATGACTTCCACCCACGCCTTCTGGCTCGCCGGCCGGCAGGTCACCGGCGAGGCCGGTTTTGATGTCACCTCGCCGTGGGACGGCCGGACCGTAGGCAAGGTTGCCGTGCCGAGTGACGCGCAGGTCGAGGAGGCCGTCGCCGCCGCGTATGCCGTGCGGGACGAGTTCGCCGCGACGCCGGCGCACGTCCGCGCCGCCGCCCTCGATCACGTCAGCCGGCGTCTCGTCGAGCGGACCGAGGAGATCGCGCGGCTGATCTCCGCGGAGAACGGCAAGCCGATCAAGTGGGCCCGGGGCGAGGTGGGCCGGGCGGTGTCGGTGTTCCGGTTCGCCGCTGAGGAGGCCCGGCGGTTCAACGGGGGAGAGGCGCAGCGTCTCGACACCGACCTCGGCGGGCAGGGGCGGCTCGCCCTCACCCGCCGCTTCCCCAAGGGGGTCGTCCTCGGTATCGCGCCTTTCAACTTCCCGCTGAACCTCTGCGCCCACAAGATCGCCCCGGCGATCGCGGCAGGTGTGCCGATCATCCTGAAGCCGGCCCCGGCGACCCCGCTCTCCGGCCTGGTCATCGGCGAGTTGCTCGCCGAGACGGAGCTGCCCGCCGGGTCCTGGTCGATCCTCCCGGTCTCCAACGACCGTATGCCCGCCCTCGTCCAGGACGAGCGGCTGCCGGTGATCTCCTTCACGGGTTCCGAGAAGGTCGGTTACGCGATCATGGACTCGGTGCCGCGCAAGCACTGCACGCTGGAGCTGGGCGGAAACGGTGCGGCCGTGGTGCTCGGTGACTACGCCTCCGACGCGGACCTCGACTGGGCGGCCACCCGCATCGCCACGTTCTCGAACTACCAGGGCGGCCAGTCCTGCATCTCCGTGCAGCGGGTCATCGCCGACGCGTCCGTCTACGACCGCCTGCTCCCGCGTATCGTCGCCGCCGTCGAGGCCCAGGTCACCGGCGACCCGAGCGACGACACGACCGACGTCGGCCCGCTGGTCAGCGAGGACGCCGCCAAGCGGGTGGAGGCCTGGGTGCGGGAGGCCGTCGACGCCGGTGCCACGCTCCTCACCGGTGGCAAGCGCGACGGCGCCTCGTACGCGCCGACCGTCCTCACCGACGTACCGGCCGACACGACGATCTCCTGCGAGGAGGTCTTCGGGCCGGTCCTCACCGTGCAGAGGGTCGAGGGGGAGGCCGAGGCCTTCGCCGCCGCCAACGACTCCAAGTACGGCCTCCAGGCGGGCGTCTTCACCCATGACCTGCAGGCCGCCTTCCGGGCCCACCGCGCCCTGGAGGTGGGCGGTGTCGTCATCGGTGACGTGCCGTCCTACCGCGCCGACCAGATGCCGTACGGCGGAGCCAAGCAGTCCGGTGTGGGCCGTGAGGGCGTGAAGTTCGCGATGGACGACTACACCTACGAGCGGGTGCTGGTGCTCACGGGGCTCGCCCTCTAG
- a CDS encoding PucR family transcriptional regulator produces MPPTLASLVHHSALKLTVRAGEDRLDVPVRWAHVSELADPVPYMEGGELLLVTALKLDAEDPEAMRRYVKRLVGAGVVGLGFAVGVNYEETPKALVDAAEQEGLPLLEVPRRTPFLAISKAVSAAIAADQYRAVTAGFAAQRELTKQALTDGPQGLLGSLASQVDGWAALYDASGAVVATAPEWASRRAARLTADVERLRERPAPASSVVGGPENEDRVELHSLGTGRRPRAALAVGTAAALGTAERYAVHSAIALLTLTTERSRPLHAAEQRLGAAVLRMLLAGEPDHARAVAGDLYGGLLDAPFRVIVAEPAAADGEALAGLAEVMESAGARAGEAVLVVPEGERLVALAADGGAAVAACGDFAAALEAARGAGAEQPLSDEDELVVGLSAPVGPIAAAAGYKQAEQALSVARRRGRVAVEHEQLAAGSVVPLLADDAVKAFADGLLRPLYEHDAKGRGDLVASLRAWLSRHGQWDAAAADLGVHRHTLRYRMRRVEEIIGRSLDDPDARMELWLALKATSAE; encoded by the coding sequence ATGCCCCCCACGCTCGCCTCCCTCGTCCACCACTCCGCGCTCAAGCTCACCGTGCGCGCCGGCGAGGACCGGCTGGACGTGCCCGTCCGCTGGGCGCATGTCAGTGAGCTGGCCGATCCCGTGCCGTACATGGAGGGCGGGGAACTGCTGCTGGTCACCGCGTTGAAGCTGGACGCGGAGGACCCGGAGGCGATGCGGCGGTATGTGAAGCGGCTGGTCGGAGCGGGCGTCGTCGGGCTCGGCTTCGCCGTCGGGGTCAATTACGAGGAGACCCCCAAGGCCCTCGTCGACGCGGCGGAGCAAGAGGGCCTGCCGCTGCTGGAGGTGCCGCGCCGGACACCGTTTCTCGCCATCAGCAAGGCCGTCTCGGCGGCGATCGCGGCCGACCAGTACCGGGCGGTGACGGCCGGGTTCGCGGCGCAACGCGAGCTGACCAAGCAGGCGTTGACGGACGGGCCCCAGGGGCTGCTCGGCTCGCTCGCCTCGCAGGTCGACGGGTGGGCGGCGCTGTACGACGCCTCGGGCGCCGTCGTCGCCACCGCGCCGGAGTGGGCGAGCCGCCGGGCCGCCCGGCTGACGGCGGACGTGGAACGCCTGCGGGAGCGGCCCGCGCCGGCCTCCTCGGTCGTGGGCGGGCCGGAGAACGAGGACCGGGTCGAGCTGCACTCCCTGGGCACGGGCCGGCGGCCACGGGCGGCGCTCGCGGTGGGTACGGCGGCGGCGCTCGGGACGGCCGAGCGGTACGCCGTCCATTCGGCCATCGCCCTGCTGACGCTGACGACGGAACGGTCCCGGCCCCTGCACGCCGCCGAGCAGCGGCTCGGGGCGGCGGTGCTGCGGATGCTGCTCGCCGGGGAGCCGGACCATGCCCGTGCGGTGGCCGGGGATCTGTACGGCGGGCTGCTCGACGCGCCCTTCCGCGTGATCGTCGCCGAGCCTGCCGCCGCGGACGGGGAGGCGCTGGCCGGGCTCGCCGAGGTCATGGAGTCGGCGGGTGCGCGGGCGGGTGAGGCCGTACTGGTGGTGCCGGAGGGGGAGCGGCTGGTGGCGCTCGCCGCGGACGGCGGGGCCGCGGTGGCCGCGTGCGGGGATTTCGCGGCGGCGTTGGAGGCGGCGCGGGGTGCGGGGGCGGAGCAGCCGCTGTCCGACGAGGACGAACTGGTCGTGGGTCTGTCGGCCCCCGTCGGGCCGATCGCCGCCGCGGCCGGATACAAGCAGGCCGAGCAGGCGTTGTCCGTGGCTCGGCGGCGGGGGCGGGTGGCCGTCGAGCATGAGCAGTTGGCGGCGGGGTCTGTGGTGCCGTTGCTGGCGGACGATGCGGTGAAGGCGTTTGCGGACGGGTTGCTGCGGCCGTTGTACGAGCATGACGCGAAGGGGCGGGGGGATCTGGTCGCCTCGCTGCGGGCGTGGCTGTCGCGGCATGGGCAGTGGGATGCGGCCGCTGCTGACCTGGGGGTTCATCGGCATACGCTGCGGTATCGGATGCGGCGGGTGGAGGAGATCATCGGGCGGTCGCTGGATGATCCGGATGCGCGGATGGAGCTTTGGCTGGCGCTGAAGGCGACGTCGGCCGAGTAG
- a CDS encoding ATP/GTP-binding protein, translating into MDSDGTQDARGTHANPVPRPAGPPDVPNVPPRPAQSPGASVADWLNEARPEARPGIWRFGYRMPKAGLNTERLKPVTVAGMLIPLALALVVWSFWRRGAIPYQYTILRLFTPDDWWWGGTLASPKRLEGQTLQYPGVEALEVYSGVFFAVLVYTVGRLGSWPAVVRHYVSRKPQPARALLAALGALVILSFVFPDAFPGVGWDALPVVDPLFSVIVLISGGYEVFESSWLTDVLYTLITVLVLWPFARIGAWWPLARTWLAARSRATQGQGPPPVAEQPRARWPELREVGQHEVADVLTAEVLAGRMNDVDCARIENGWTRARSQGRPAAFTDAVLRQGAAALTHPSGARDLPGRAARHDLLTRQVRIGQWATAERTPRAYGGTSAALGPETLGTSLLVVGPSGAGKTRHVIAPVAESLTLQALTGGCAVVVVCGAGTALGADSAYDVVVRIGDPASVHDLDPYADTDDPDEAAGFLAEALAGDLDSVGAERAARALAQLLGPYRAAYGRFPAMPVLRELLEGDPAALSGLRERLAGEGHTAMCRELDARARQTGTSGDPGPALADRLALLDRPAFADFFGSGGDTIRPFSLRAVAHHPLRVRIDLPDAGHEEASRVIARLVLAQFAGVVREGSRDHFVSLVLDDATGTITPESVRRIQRLRSQNAGVVLTLRTVSDVPEALHGPLFGAVGCRMALSGVTTWDGSRFADTWGTEWVETTEVAQHTVFADQPMTRVMHALRKLVTGKAVTTEAVTVRQVERERWSASELAHGVPPGHAVLSLTTVQGEHAPPLLVDLRG; encoded by the coding sequence ATGGACAGCGACGGGACGCAGGACGCGCGGGGTACGCATGCGAATCCTGTGCCGCGTCCGGCGGGACCGCCAGATGTGCCGAACGTGCCGCCGCGGCCGGCCCAGAGTCCGGGCGCGTCCGTGGCCGACTGGCTCAACGAAGCCCGGCCCGAAGCCAGGCCCGGCATCTGGCGCTTCGGATACCGGATGCCGAAGGCCGGGCTGAACACGGAGCGGCTCAAACCGGTGACCGTCGCCGGCATGCTGATTCCGCTCGCCCTGGCGCTCGTGGTGTGGTCCTTCTGGCGGCGCGGCGCGATCCCGTACCAGTACACGATCCTGCGGCTGTTCACCCCGGACGACTGGTGGTGGGGTGGCACGCTCGCCTCTCCCAAGCGCTTGGAGGGCCAGACTCTGCAGTACCCGGGTGTCGAGGCCCTGGAGGTGTACAGCGGAGTCTTCTTCGCCGTGCTCGTCTACACAGTGGGCCGGCTCGGCAGCTGGCCTGCTGTCGTCCGTCACTACGTGAGCCGCAAGCCCCAGCCCGCCCGCGCCCTGCTGGCTGCCCTGGGCGCCCTGGTGATCCTCAGCTTTGTCTTCCCGGACGCCTTCCCCGGCGTCGGATGGGACGCCCTGCCCGTCGTGGACCCGTTGTTCTCCGTGATCGTGCTGATCAGCGGCGGGTACGAGGTCTTCGAATCGTCGTGGCTCACCGATGTGCTCTACACACTCATCACCGTCCTCGTCCTGTGGCCCTTCGCCCGGATCGGTGCCTGGTGGCCTCTTGCCCGGACCTGGCTCGCTGCCCGTAGCCGCGCCACGCAGGGGCAGGGCCCGCCGCCCGTCGCAGAGCAGCCCCGTGCCCGCTGGCCCGAGCTGCGGGAGGTGGGGCAGCACGAGGTCGCCGACGTGCTCACCGCCGAAGTGCTCGCCGGGCGGATGAACGACGTGGACTGCGCCCGTATCGAGAACGGCTGGACCAGGGCCCGAAGCCAGGGTCGGCCGGCCGCCTTCACGGATGCCGTGCTGCGTCAGGGCGCCGCCGCACTCACCCACCCCTCCGGAGCCCGGGACCTGCCGGGCCGCGCGGCCCGGCACGACCTGCTCACTCGGCAGGTGCGCATCGGACAGTGGGCCACCGCCGAGCGGACCCCGAGGGCGTACGGGGGCACGAGCGCGGCCCTCGGGCCGGAGACGCTGGGCACCTCGCTGCTGGTCGTCGGGCCGTCGGGTGCCGGCAAGACTCGGCACGTGATCGCCCCGGTGGCCGAGTCCCTCACGCTCCAGGCCCTCACCGGCGGTTGCGCCGTCGTAGTGGTGTGCGGCGCGGGCACGGCGCTCGGGGCGGACTCGGCGTACGACGTCGTGGTGCGTATCGGCGACCCCGCCTCCGTGCATGACCTCGACCCGTACGCAGACACCGACGACCCCGACGAGGCGGCCGGGTTCCTCGCCGAGGCACTGGCCGGGGACCTCGACAGCGTGGGCGCCGAGCGCGCGGCGCGGGCACTTGCTCAACTTCTCGGCCCCTACCGGGCCGCGTACGGTCGTTTCCCGGCCATGCCTGTCCTGCGGGAACTGCTGGAAGGGGACCCGGCTGCTCTCTCGGGCCTGCGCGAGCGGCTGGCCGGTGAGGGGCACACGGCGATGTGCCGCGAACTCGATGCCCGCGCCCGGCAGACCGGCACGTCCGGCGATCCCGGTCCCGCGCTCGCCGACCGGCTCGCCCTGCTGGACCGGCCCGCCTTCGCGGACTTCTTCGGCTCGGGCGGCGACACCATCCGCCCGTTCTCGCTGCGCGCCGTCGCCCACCACCCCCTGCGCGTTCGTATCGACCTGCCCGACGCCGGCCACGAGGAGGCCTCCCGCGTGATCGCCCGGCTGGTGCTGGCCCAGTTCGCCGGGGTCGTACGGGAAGGCTCACGCGACCACTTCGTCAGCCTGGTCCTCGACGACGCCACCGGCACCATCACCCCGGAGTCGGTACGGCGGATCCAGCGGCTGCGCTCGCAGAACGCCGGTGTCGTGCTCACGCTGCGCACGGTGTCCGACGTTCCGGAGGCCCTGCACGGGCCGTTGTTCGGGGCGGTCGGCTGCCGGATGGCCCTGTCCGGGGTGACGACGTGGGACGGCAGCCGCTTCGCCGACACCTGGGGCACGGAGTGGGTCGAGACCACGGAAGTCGCCCAGCACACCGTCTTCGCCGACCAGCCCATGACCCGGGTCATGCACGCCCTGCGCAAGCTGGTGACCGGCAAGGCGGTGACGACGGAAGCCGTCACCGTACGACAGGTCGAGCGGGAGCGTTGGTCTGCGTCCGAGCTGGCGCATGGTGTGCCGCCGGGGCATGCGGTGTTGTCGTTGACGACCGTGCAGGGGGAGCATGCGCCGCCGTTGCTGGTGGATCTGCGGGGCTGA
- the gabT gene encoding 4-aminobutyrate--2-oxoglutarate transaminase produces the protein MTAIPQERRVVTAIPGPKSRELQARRVAAVAQGVGSVLPVFTARAGGGIIEDVDGNRLIDFGSGIAVTSVGASAEAVVRRASAQLADFTHTCFMVTPYEGYVEVAEALAELTPGDHDKKSALFNSGAEAVENAVKIARAYTKRQAVVVFDHGYHGRTNLTMALTAKNMPYKHGFGPFAPEVYRVPVAYGYRWPTGPENAGPEAAAQAIDQMSKQVGAENIAAIIIEPVLGEGGFIEPAKGFLPAVRKFAADHGIVFVADEIQSGFCRTGQWFACEDEGIVPDLITTAKGIAGGLPLAAVTGRAEIMDAAHAGGLGGTYGGNPVACAGALGSIETMKELDLNAKAKNIEAIMKARLIAMSEKFDIVGDVRGRGAMIAIELVKDRTTKEPNPEATAALAKACHQDGLLVLTCGTYGNVLRFLPPLVIGEDLLNEGLDIIEQAFASI, from the coding sequence ATGACCGCAATCCCGCAGGAGCGCCGCGTCGTCACCGCCATCCCCGGTCCGAAGTCACGGGAGCTGCAGGCCCGCCGTGTCGCCGCGGTCGCGCAGGGCGTCGGCTCCGTGCTGCCGGTGTTCACCGCGCGGGCGGGCGGCGGGATCATCGAGGACGTCGACGGGAACCGGCTGATCGACTTCGGGTCGGGCATCGCCGTGACGTCCGTCGGCGCGTCCGCCGAGGCCGTCGTACGCCGGGCGTCCGCGCAGCTCGCCGACTTCACCCACACCTGTTTCATGGTCACGCCGTACGAGGGGTACGTCGAGGTCGCGGAGGCGCTGGCGGAGCTGACGCCGGGCGACCACGACAAGAAGTCCGCGCTGTTCAACAGCGGCGCCGAGGCCGTCGAGAACGCCGTCAAGATCGCCCGTGCGTACACCAAGCGGCAGGCCGTCGTCGTCTTCGACCACGGCTACCACGGGCGTACGAACCTCACGATGGCGCTGACCGCCAAGAACATGCCGTACAAGCACGGCTTCGGGCCGTTCGCGCCCGAGGTGTACCGGGTGCCGGTGGCGTACGGCTACCGCTGGCCGACCGGGCCTGAGAACGCGGGCCCCGAGGCCGCCGCGCAGGCCATCGACCAGATGTCCAAGCAGGTCGGGGCCGAGAACATCGCCGCGATCATCATCGAGCCGGTGCTCGGCGAGGGCGGCTTCATCGAGCCGGCGAAGGGCTTCCTGCCGGCCGTGCGGAAGTTCGCCGCCGACCACGGGATCGTCTTCGTCGCCGACGAGATCCAGTCCGGCTTCTGCCGTACCGGCCAGTGGTTCGCCTGCGAGGACGAGGGCATCGTTCCGGACCTGATCACGACGGCGAAGGGCATCGCCGGCGGCCTCCCGCTCGCCGCGGTGACCGGCCGCGCCGAGATCATGGACGCCGCGCACGCCGGTGGCCTGGGCGGCACCTACGGCGGCAACCCGGTCGCCTGCGCCGGTGCGCTCGGCTCGATCGAGACCATGAAGGAGCTCGACCTCAACGCGAAGGCGAAGAACATCGAGGCGATCATGAAGGCCCGCCTCATCGCCATGTCCGAGAAGTTCGACATCGTCGGCGACGTCCGCGGCCGTGGCGCGATGATCGCCATCGAGCTGGTCAAGGACCGCACCACCAAGGAGCCGAACCCGGAGGCCACCGCCGCGCTCGCCAAGGCCTGCCACCAGGACGGGTTGCTGGTCCTGACCTGTGGCACTTACGGCAACGTGCTCCGCTTCCTGCCCCCGCTCGTCATCGGCGAGGACCTCCTGAACGAGGGCCTCGACATCATCGAGCAGGCCTTCGCCTCCATCTGA
- a CDS encoding phosphatase PAP2 family protein, translating into MITWQVVVDGPLLRLDARVSRALVHPDRISELLADLGGVPVAVPVLAVVLGYAAWRARRSGTDRWWLPATAAAVLMALVPALVVPLKVLTDRPGTPAVPPATGYYPSGHTATAAIAYGCATLLLLPWLRTALARRALVLLCVALNAGVGFGLVRRGYHWPLDVVASWCLGAVLLTAFVLCVRLGVSRSSRRTSAGTPSSHSGPS; encoded by the coding sequence CTGATCACCTGGCAGGTCGTCGTCGACGGCCCGCTGCTGCGCCTCGACGCGCGCGTCAGCCGGGCCCTCGTCCACCCTGACCGGATCTCCGAACTCCTAGCTGACCTGGGCGGTGTCCCGGTCGCCGTGCCGGTTCTCGCGGTCGTCCTCGGGTACGCCGCCTGGCGTGCCCGCCGCAGTGGTACAGACCGCTGGTGGCTGCCGGCCACCGCGGCGGCCGTCCTGATGGCGCTCGTCCCGGCCCTGGTCGTCCCGCTGAAGGTACTGACGGACCGCCCCGGCACCCCGGCCGTGCCGCCCGCCACCGGCTACTACCCCTCCGGCCACACGGCCACGGCCGCCATCGCCTACGGCTGCGCCACCTTGCTCCTCCTTCCCTGGCTCCGCACGGCCCTGGCCCGCCGCGCCCTCGTCCTCCTCTGCGTCGCGCTCAACGCCGGCGTCGGCTTCGGCCTGGTCCGCCGCGGCTACCACTGGCCCCTCGACGTGGTGGCCAGCTGGTGCCTCGGTGCGGTGCTGCTGACGGCGTTCGTGCTGTGCGTGCGCCTGGGCGTCAGCCGAAGTAGCCGTCGAACGTCCGCTGGAACTCCCAGTTCGCATAGCGGTCCCAGTTGA